In the genome of Drosophila kikkawai strain 14028-0561.14 chromosome 2R, DkikHiC1v2, whole genome shotgun sequence, the window TGTGATCGGCCCTGACCGGCAGACGGCGCTACCTGCGTTCACCCACCAGGGGGCGCCAGCGACAATTTTTCGAAGTTTTGCCAGCCTCAAGCCTCATTCGAAGCCTCATCCGTTCGCCCGACAGGTGGTGCTGGAGGCCCACCTTTTCACTGTCGGCTATACGGATGAGACAGTACAGTGGCTCTTGGCATTAAACCACGTGGTCCTACGCCCGGATACGCAGCCTGCGACATCTTTCTCACGTTTCTACGTATGGTGCGCCTCCTTCGTCGGTATTCTGCCACCCCCATACTATTCCTACTACAGGTCCCATccctctatataaattttcttgtatagGTTCCTTGGCCCCGACTGAGATTTTATCCCGGCCAGAGAACTTCGtgacaaatttaatttgttggaATACAAAGAGGCAGAATTCTGTAGCAGCTTCATCCACTGAAGCAGAATACATGgccttgttttattttttttactcatATCTTATGATTAtctttagaaataaaataacaaaatttaaacataaacattaccatttaatttttataatataacttAATgcctgcttttttttttattatagtaaggtgattttttcttttatagccaacaatatattttataaacataataaaaacaagaaaggaagctaacttcggcacgccgaagtttgtaaacctttgcagattgcaattggattaTTAAGAATCAAGCCATTCcggttaaataattaaaaaaaaatatatatattgtaaggaagcgtctgagcggccggggtgatcctcagcggcccagagtcccctcacaaaatttataatttgtgagacacctagaacggagaagcgccgatacttttctggccagctagcggggtaaatggggaagaaaatatttgcacgtgATTATTGGGCCAGGGGAAActgggcgacccggaataatccagcggtcaagcccgcgtccgcgcccggaattatccagcggcgggacgagcggcccggaattatccagcggtcacgcccacgcccacgctcggagtgatccagcagcggggcgccttcggggcaggacaaaggctcggaggaatccagcagccaaggcctgtgtccacgctcggaagaatccagcagcgggaccactgactcggagaaaatccagcagccagccccgaatcctcgcccggaagaatccagcggcaggattgctcagagggctggaataatccagcagccacgcccacgcccacgctcggaaagatccagcagcgcggcgtccgttgggacaggacaaaggctcggagagatccagcagccgatgcctgcgtccacgctcggaagaatccagctcttgttcccgtccggctttcgcccgcacccggaattactccgatgctacggggaaagcgggaggggaattggtcactgccggcgaggggcgccggcccgcgAACGAAGACAGGGAAAACGCACAATTTGGTTTAAGCACATGTTTTCTAATTAGgtaatatatttagaaaaataacTTCTGGCGTCGGGTGTGGGATAAATTCCCCAATATATATAGacttaatggccggcggccatgctcaccctggCGGGATGTCCTTCgaggtcctgcaggataaTTTGGTCTcgacgcggacacgcggttTTGGCACTTATACTTTTCACTTGCGGAGCGACACGACTTTCGCGATCAAGAATTTTTCGAGGATTAAATTGACCTAATTTCCGCAGTGTGGCCGTGGCCTAATtcctgccggcagcgctgccgcgatcgatcttggcgttgccagatgctgatactatcgccgacagcgttgccacttgcgcgcgtAACTTCAAAGCTTAGTGCTTGTGGTGAACTTCCCTCggggtttatttggcttcatgccgttgGCTCCATGCTGGgtgatgtgtgcgtgtgtgtgtgtatggcttcgtgccgggtggtgtgtgtgtgtgtgcttaattctagtcttaattttaggtatttttACATTAGTAGTTTACATAAGTagttttaagcttaaattgaagggtattatttacatatatataaggtTGTGGCGACCAGTCGTGTCGTCACACTCCCTCCTTACTTCCGGGTGGGGTGTAGGAAGACCCGGACGTGGTCGTCCCGGTTCAGCTGCACCCGGAATCGCTGACCCTGTTCCTCCTCCAGATAGCGTCGGGCCCTTCGGCTGGCTATTAGAAGTCGCTGCTGGATCCGACTGATGAGCCCGACGGGTAGCGTGCCGTTGGGCGTGCTCCAGCCGTCGGGAACGGGTAGCCAGCGGGTGTGACCTTGGCGATCGCGGGGCAACTCTTCCTCGGACGAGGATTCGCTGGGACTATCCGCCCAGGGCGCGCTCCGTCGGCGGCCTCGGCGTGCCGGTGGTGGTGTGGGTGGTCGGTCCCTGGCCGAACGGGGCTCCGGATTGACTGGTCGGACCGGCCCGGCGGAGGACGAGCCCAGCTCGTCGCTCAGGTCCTCAGCCCTGCGTCGAGCCACTGcagcggcgtattcgccgggtgttggTAGCGGGGGGCGGCTTGGTACGGCCACGACTGGCCTCTCGTCGGcggagtcctcgtcggtcgttaAGTCAAAGTGTTGGCTTGTCGATGGCCCATCCACCTGGCGAGGGGCGACGGCGGCGTGGTATCCGCGTGACGTGGTCGGCGGTGACTGGCTCGGTGACGAGGCCGCGCAGGTGGTTATCGGGCAGCGGGTGGCGTATGGACCCGGCCCGAAAATGTCTTCATACGCCGGCGGCGGGGTGCTCGGCGGTCTAAAATTTGGCTCGGCGTCGTCGGAGTCGGAGATCTGGATGATCTCATCCGCCTCTCGTGGCTCGTCGACGGATTGGTTGGAGACGGGGCGCATTGGGAGCTCTACTCCGTCCTCGTCGGAACACTCCCCGAAAAGGTCCTCCAGATCCAACCCTTCTGCCCCGTGGGCCATCTCCTCCAGCACGTCGGGTGGAAGGTCGCCTAGGCACTCTCGTAGCGCCGCTTCCACCTCGCCGTCTGGATCTGGTGCCGCTGCAGCCCCTGACGGGACCAGCGGTGCTATGGCCTGGACTGCGCGTGTCCCAGGCGTTGTTGGAGTCGGGCCGGTGCGTGAGCGTGCCGAAGTGATGGCCGCTCGCGGCGCCGCCCTTGATGATGGGGTTTCGTGTCCGGTAGTTGTCGTGGCGACCCGGCCGGTGTGCGGGCGCGTCGATGGGCCGGCTGCTCGCGGTGCTTCCCGTGGTGGCTGCCCCTGATTGCCGGCAGGCGTCGTGGACACCCGACCGGTGTGTGGGCGCGTCGATGAGCCGACTGCCCGAGGTGCTGCCCGTGGTGATGGCTTCCCTCCTGTAGCCTGCTTTTGGGTGGCCTGAGTCGCTGGAGGCTGGGTTGTGGCCGCGCGCAGCGGGACCAAATCCGGCCCCTGATCCGCGAGTGGCTGCTTGCCCTGGTCGGCAGGCGTGTGAGCGGCCTCGGTTGGCCGTGGTCGTGGTGGGGTGGTGTCCACCCGTATTGGGCCGAATCGGTGATCCGGCGGGACGTCTAGCTGCTCCGCGGACGGGATTTGTCTGCGGCCTCCGGCCACACTGAGTGGCGCGAGGAGTGAAGGTCGGGGCCGATGCCCCATCTGGAGACCATCCAGCAGCTCCTCAAGGGCGAGCCCCATCCAGGCGTCGTCCCTGGGTGATGAAATGGTGCGAGATCGTTGGTCCGGGTTGGTGGCGATGCGGCCGTGCTCGGGATCGTGGGCGAGATGCGAAGCGCGTGTGTTCAGCGCTGCCGTGCGCTGGATCCTCGAGGATGCGGGCGTGTGCTCGCTGGCGGTTGCCTGTGGGCGGTGGGTCGCgtctctgttgctgttgctagcGATGTTGCTCTGCCGCAGTCTGGTGCACCGTGTGCGTTTGTGCTGCGTGGTGATCGATGTGTCTGTGGAGagaaaagagcaaaagagaCGGCGTTGTTAGGGGGAGCTTTCGAAGGACCCTACCCAACAGAGAGTTGCTCGATTTCTAAGTTTTTTGCGAAAGAGAGGGCCCATGTTTCCCCCCTAGGGGGGTAGGAGCgttggacaggcgcgcctgtcagcaagtggcccctctGAACATGGCCATCTTTCGATCTGGGCGTGGCTtagtggcggcggcgtggagtgGGGCGGTTTTCCCCAGGGCTCGTGTCGGTGGCGTCTGGCTGCTTTGGGCTGTGCGTGTCCTCGGCGTGGTCTTCCTCGTAGTCGCTGTCATCGATCGCGCCTTCGACGTGGTCATCTGCTTCTCCCTGTCGGTAGGGTTTCAGCTGTCCCAAACTCGCAGTACGGCGTCGGCGGCTGCCGGGTACATGTAGCTGGACGATGTTTGGTGAAGGGAACTTCGCCACTCGGAAGGGTCCCTCGTATCTCGCGGCCAGTTTGGCGGCGAATCCTTCAGCCGCGTTGGAGAGTGCGTGGCGTCTCACCAGCACCAGAGATCCTACAGGCGGCTTCCAAGTCCGTCGGCGCAGATTGTAGTGTCGGCCCTGATCCGCCGTAGCGCGTTCAGCGTTGTCTCGCACCACTCCGAAGATGTCCTTCAGCTGCTGGCTTCGGTCCGTTGGGGCCACCTCTGGGGTGCTTCGTCCTGGTGTGAGCTCGTCGTAAAGAGTCCGTGGCAGCCTCGGTTCTCGCCCCTGCGTCAGGAAAGGTGGGCTAAATCCTGTTGTGTCGGAGACACTGCTGTTGATGGCCAGGGAGATTTCCGGCAACAACTGGTCCCATGTATTCTGCGGGCCTCCATCCAGGTACTGGGCGATCATCGTCTTGATCGTCCTGTTGGCTCTCTCCGTCGGGTTCTGCCTTGGCGTATACGGCGccgtgtgctgcagctccatgCCCAGCGATTTGCAGAAGTTCTGGAAAGACCGACCTGTGAACTGCGTGCCGTTGTCGCAGACGAAGGTCCTCGGCACTCCGAATCTGCTCAGGATCCGTTCCCGAAAGGCGCGTTCAAGCTGTGCTCCAGTGGCTTTCCGCAGTGGCACCAACTCCACCCACTTGCTGAAGGCATCCAGAAACACCAACAGCATGGTGTTGCCTGGCTTCGATCGTGGAAGCGGTCCGACGAAGTCCGCGCAGAGAACCTGGAATGGCTCGTCGACCTAGTGGGTGAACATCATCCCCGCAGGTTTCTCCTGGCTTACCTTGAACTTCTGGCAACTCGTACAATGACGAACATAGCGCGCGACGTCGCGGAATAAACCCGGCCAGTAGTATCGCTGAGCCATGCGATTACTAGTCTTCCGGACTCCCAAGTGTCCGGCGGTTGGGTGGTCATGGCATTCTTCGAGGACGCGTTGGCGGTAATCCGACCCAACGCACAGTTTCCATGGCGTGTACTCCTTCTCTTCAGGCCGGAGACCAATGCGGCGATAGAGTTGTCCGTTCTCCTCCCTGTAGTCGGGGAACTTGGCGGGTTCTGTCCGCATCTTCTGGAGCATCTTCCTGATCCAGCGGCAGTTGACTCCTTGTACCTGTGCTTGCTGCGCGGTAGGCAGCGGTTGGCGAGAAAGGGCGTCGGCCACAAGATTTTGGGCCCCTTTCCGTTAATGGACGTCATACTGGTACTGCTGCAACTCGAGAGCCCAGTGTGCAATCCTGCCCGTCGGGTTATCGATCGAATTCAGCCATTTCAGCGAGTGATGATCCGTCACCACGTCGAAACGGTACCCCTCGAGGTAGCATCGCATCTTCCTGATTGCCCAGACGATGGCGAGGCACTCCTTCTCCGTAACGGAGTAGTTCCTCTCGGCCGGGTTGAGCCGGCGTCTGGCATAAGCGACAACTCTCTCCTGTCCCTCGATAGTCTGCGTCAATACGGCTCCTATTCCGTACTCGCTGGCATCCGTCTGTAGAACGAACTTCTGGCCGAAATCCGGACAGGCCAAGACCGGTGCCTTCGTTAGTAGCTCCTTCAGCTCCTGAAAAGCGTGATCCTGCCTTGATGTCCACTCCCACTTTTGGCCTTTCATCAGCAACGCGTTCATGGGTTCGACCACGTCGGCGAAGTTTGGAACAAAGCGGCGATACCAGGCTGAAATCCCAAGGCACCTCCGGAGTTCCTTTAGGCAAGTTGGTGGCTTCAGCTTGCGGATCGCGGCAACTTTGTCCGGATCTGTATGGATACCCGCCTCGCTGATCACATGTCCCAGGTAGACGATGTGGCGTTGGAAGACGTGGCACTTCCCTCGATTCAGGCGCAAGTTCGCATTGCGCAGGCGTCGGAAGACCTCTTGAAGGTTGGCGACGTGTTCCTCCAGCGTTGAGCCTATGACGATGATATCGTCCAGGTAGGCGAATGCGTGCGGCTCCATGTCAGGCCCGATGACTGTATCCAAAGCGCGCTGGAACGTTGCAGGGGCGGAATGCAGACCGAACGGCATCACCCGCCAGTGGAATAATCCTCTGCCGGGAACGGTGAAAGCCGTACACTCCCGACTGCCCGGGGCTACTGGTATCTGCCAGTATCTGGAGCGGGTAGGCATCGGGAACCGAGTTTTCGTTGAGTTGACGGTAGTCAACACACATGCGTACGTCTCCGTTTTTCTTCGCCGCAATCACAATGGGCGCGCTGTGCGGACTCTTCGAGGGCTCGATCCGCCCGTCTCGAAGAAGCTCGTCGATCTGTTTGTCGATGATGGCCCTCATGGCCGGGTTCCTCGGGAAGTAACGCTGCTTCAGTGGCCGATCGCTGCGCATGATGATGTGGTGCTCCGCTATGTGGGACACCCCTGAAAGATTCTCGAACAAGGCCAACTCCTTCTCCAGGAATTCCTCTACCCAGGGCTCTGGGTAGCTGTGGGTCTCGAGCTCTTCCGCCTCGGctgaatctgaatccccaGCGAGGTGACTCACCGAGTTAATGTTTCCGCAGAGAGGCGAGTCTTGCGccggcgtttcctcgacgtGGTCCTGGAAACGGACACGCTTCATGGAGGTGCTAAATGGATTTCGCTGAACGGCGGTGGCATCCGCCACAGGCAAGACATGGCTCCAACTTGGCGGCTGGTTTCCCGTCGTGGACGGGTCTGTGCCCGAGATGACTGCCGACCTCCGGGAGGATGTGCTCTCCTCTCCGGCAGGCGTGGTGCTGGCGGTCTCCCGGTTGGCTTCGAGGGCTGTGCCCCGAGGGCGGGCGCGTGGCGCCGGTTGCGGCGGTGCTCTGACCGTTACTGGTTCCGTGTGgctggagcgtggctccgCCGTCGCTGGCTCCCGGCGGGCAGAGTGTGACTCGGCCGGCGGGCTTCGGGGTTGAGAGCGTGGCTCTCTCGGCTGCGGCGTAGGGCGTGGTCCTCCGTGGGGGTTGGAGTGTGGCTCCTCAAAGTGGACAGAGCGTGGCTCCTCGAAGCggacagagcgtggctcttcCCTCCGGCGTCTTGCGTTGGCTCGTTCTTGAGCCCATGGTGGCTCCGTGTACTGGTCAGGCATCAGGCTGAGGGTCTGTCCCCCGCACTGCATGGTGGCTCCGATCCTGCAAAGAAAATCCATGCCTAGGAGAACGTCGTCAAGGACTTCGCTCATCACTAGCAGAACGGTTGGAGCGCGTTTACTCCCCAGGTGGATATTGGCGGCCAGGGCCCGAGTCAGGTCCCGGCATGTCCCGTCGGCCAACTTGACTTGTGTGCGAATATCTCGCGTGTTGTCCGCGTTGCCTAGCTCTCGGGCTAGGTCCTCGCTGATGAAGCTATGCGTAGCTCCAGTGTCCAGGGTGGCCACGAATCCTCGCCCTTCCATGGTGATGGCGGCGCGAATCCGTCCCTGGTGTTGGTGGAGGGTTCCTCCTACTGGCTGCGTGGGTTGGACGGGTTCCCCGGGTGATTCCCGGTCACTCGAGGCCCGTTCCCGTTTCCCGATGCTGGACGCCGACAGCAATCGATAGTCCGGGTTCCTCTGCGTccgcagtcccagcagaaAATGATGCGGGGGTTCCGGCACTCGGCCGAGAAGTGTCCCGGTTGGCCGCAGTTGCGGCAGGCGTCGCGAAGGTTGACTGGCTTCGATGTGAGGCTGGGGCTGCTGGTGGGGCACGGCGCGGCGTCTGCCCGGCTTCCGTCCCATAGTTGAGTCTAGCTTGAGAGAATCCAGCTCGGAGAGAATCCAGCTCGGCGCATCTGCAAGCGAAGATCCACTAAGTATTCCTTGAACGGCTCGTCGGGTCGCTGCAGGTGCGTCCGGATCTCGTCCTCCAGTCGTTGATAGTACCGCGGTGGCAggaaaaaatctagaaattcACGGCGAACCTCGCCCCAGCTGGCTTGCTGGAGTCCGCTCGTGCGGAACCAACTCTCAGCTCGGCCGgacagcagcaccaccagggcttatttccggtcgatccggcagGTATCGGCACGCTCCTCGATGTGCTCAATGAACCCGAGTGGATCCGTCGTTCCGTCGAACGAAAGACCCCACTTCGTCATCCTGTCGATCAGGATGGCTCCCAGGCCGGCGTCGCTAGGGTGATTCACGGATCTCGGAGGTTCTTCCGCCTTCGGGCGTCGCCCTGTGGCCGGCGAAGTACTACGCGGGAGGAAAAGCGAAGGTGGTACCAACGATGCCGACGTGGTCGGTTCTGGTGATATGAGGGCCGGATCCAAAGGTATGGGTGACTTCACTTCGCCCGTGGGTGCGTTCCCGAACCGGCGCTCCAGTTCCTCGAGTCGATCTTGGATTTCCTCGGAATTATCCGTTCGTCGTGAAAATGCGATGAGTCGAGCACGTTGCTCGTCCACGGTGCCGCTTCGATCGAGCCCGAACTCGCCGAGAATGGTTTCCAGCTCCATCTTTTTACGATAGCTAATCCAGGTGACGCCCATCGTTGCGAAGAAAATGATCAGGGATACGGCGACCGAGAATTAATTTGCAATGGCACGGGTCACGGAATCGCTCTACGTAAACaatcgaaatttaattattctgttttattttatttaattcttttattatttattattttagttattttatttaattattcaattattttattttattttattttatttgactttttttattgtatttattttattgtttatttaatgttagtattctttttattcaattattttatttgatttcgctttgtcaattattttattttcgatcattttattattttattatttgttttatttaactttattatatttgattttattatattttgttcacgccagaaaggcgtttaatttcgggagccagtgtgatcccgtacgctctccttttctctcactcttcctccggacttccagtccccAGAGCTTCAAATCCGCtgtccctagctttagtttcgacTTTGTATTGTTTAGTACCTATTTACCTTCTACAATAAAGacatcgacgcacgtcgcgcaaaaccccgaaaagttctacgtgtttttatttcgagtgcacttcagacttaaagccgcccccctccaacatttggtccatcagagccggatttcatccaccagcagctccggtggctttaacaccgcagaagataagttcaaatatattattgctaccggtcatacagttaaggtttgcgaagctcaattcgtcttaatcTCTCTGTATGATTTGTCTAAATCCTAAGTCCGATTGATCCGacaaatttcattttctacatttgtgccaaaatccaaaagtgtgtgtttaaataaataaataaatgcaatagccacagtgagaatttaattccaatagttctcaattcctcttcgttaactgtgttcccgctagcatttatttacatttacatacatacatattccatacagtccactccacaaaactacaatcgctgtcaacattgacatttccccaaattgagaaattatatccaaataatttttatacaagatctacgggttccaaaattcataaagtgtttgtttaaataaatgcctaagccacagtaaaactttccaattacgcattattcttaattccttctcgtttactgtgttcccgctagcatttatttacattacatacatactaaaaatacagtccacttcactccgaaacttatatttacaaatttacaacaataactgtccgcagctactaaaattagaaatttatttaattcgtacatatatttgttgttttttactccCCCGCTCTATCCTGCTGCAATACGTAATACGTTGGTAGTGAGCAGTGTATTGCGTTTACCACCTCGGCATTTACAGCATCTTGTAGTGCCTTTCGTAGGTTGTCTCGATTTGGTGTTCTGATCAAATGTCTTACTTTGCTCTTAAACAggatgaatgtatccacgagAAGCTGTTTCCTTCctcaattattatttgatttcagAAGCAGTTTACCGGATTGTCCGTTGTATCAATGGTGTATCTACATACGTCTGATGTTTGTCCGTCTTCCAGGGCATTTATGTTCTGGCGGGATAGTGCATCCGTCACGAGATTTTTCTTTCCTGGCTTGTAAACCAGTTTTGCGACATGGTCTTCGATAATCCCTTTCCCTTAAAGAACTTTAATTTTCCTTGAGATATTTTCATGCCTGCTTCTAGGCGTCTTTAACATGGTCCTTCTTTGTTTTAGAGAATATTATGACATCGTCTACATTAGAGGTCTGCATGAATTAATTCAAAACGGCATATGAGACATTCATATCTCAGTGAATTGAATGAATTCGGCTGCGAATTCCACTGAATTTGAGTGAATGCGTGCGCCGTCGTTGTACTCACAACTACTCACTCACACATAGGGAGAGCGAATTGAATGCCGACAGAGCCGAATACAGAGAATGAGTATTCGTTTACGTGCGCTTCCAGTGGGAAACATAATTTGATGACATATAATTgacttcattaatttaaacttttttctttagtgtttgtatttgtttatttatattataacttacttatgtacttatatatattataatattaaaataataatatgacTGCGCAGTCGTTGTATTCTGAGTATTCTAAGAATTCTTTGCTGccttcattcattcattctgTTTTGCACACGCATTCACTCAATTCAGTGCGTTATGAATACTCAAAATTTCGCAGAATTGAGTACAGAATGAGATGCGAACTCGATCAGCTGAATGCGTTGTACTCAAAAATGAGTACAACATTCAGAAGTACTCAGTGAAGCTTATGCTTGAATGCGGCCATGCAGACCTCTACGTATtacgtatttacatacatacataatcgtctgcaagtcgacgctccgatatttggcaattttttccgcctctccttatctccgctattttgcacttgcatacgacaagtgcacaaataggcacacacacgtattggttccaaaatacagcaccggtcaatcacataagtccagatcaataaaataatttgtaaattattttatattaaaattccaactaacgaattatgttagaaatccaagtgcgcttccgtattcgcactagtgtgaccgtatattattcgctgctgaccggaattattaaattaaattgcatatttccgtATTAAATTCCAAGggagaaaatacaattttccaaaaatataattgttatagcaaaaataattattacgagtccgattggttcctaaactcccaatcaaacttcgacccataaattttaatatatatttacattacatttttgtaaaaaaaatatccaaaatgaCTTCAACtatttcaaacaaatttactttgatttgtgaccgtctgagtcacttcgagtccagagtctgcaatccagtaGCACCCACTCTATCCAAATACAC includes:
- the LOC121502825 gene encoding gametogenetin-like; the protein is MGPLFRKKLRNRATLYTSITTQHKRTRCTRLRQSNIASNSNRDATHRPQATASEHTPASSRIQRTAALNTRASHLAHDPEHGRIATNPDQRSRTISSPRDDAWMGLALEELLDGLQMGHRPRPSLLAPLSVAGGRRQIPSAEQLDVPPDHRFGPIRVDTTPPRPRPTEAAHTPADQGKQPLADQGPDLVPLRAATTQPPATQATQKQATGGKPSPRAAPRAVGSSTRPHTGRVSTTPAGNQGQPPREAPRAAGPSTRPHTGRVATTTTGHETPSSRAAPRAAITSARSRTGPTPTTPGTRAVQAIAPLVPSGAAAAPDPDGEVEAALRECLGDLPPDVLEEMAHGAEGLDLEDLFGECSDEDGVELPMRPVSNQSVDEPREADEIIQISDSDDAEPNFRPPSTPPPAYEDIFGPGPYATRCPITTCAASSPSQSPPTTSRGYHAAVAPRQVDGPSTSQHFDLTTDEDSADERPVVAVPSRPPLPTPGEYAAAVARRRAEDLSDELGSSSAGPVRPVNPEPRSARDRPPTPPPARRGRRRSAPWADSPSESSSEEELPRDRQGHTRWLPVPDGWSTPNGTLPVGLISRIQQRLLIASRRARRYLEEEQGQRFRVQLNRDDHVRVFLHPTRK